The following are encoded together in the Bubalus kerabau isolate K-KA32 ecotype Philippines breed swamp buffalo chromosome 3, PCC_UOA_SB_1v2, whole genome shotgun sequence genome:
- the LOC129647301 gene encoding peptidyl-prolyl cis-trans isomerase A-like, with the protein MLPPWSLLSCPATVNPIFFFDIAVDSKPLGHISFELFADEVPKTEENFHAQSTGEKGFGYKGSCFHRIILGLMCQGGDFTCHNGTGGKSIYGKKFYDENFILKYTGPGTLSMVNAGPNTNGSQFFICTAKTEWLDGTYVVFGKVKEGMDIVEAMECFGSRNGKSSKRITISDCGKI; encoded by the coding sequence ATGCTGCCACCCTGGAGTCTCTTGAGCTGTCCAGCCACGGTCAACCCCATCTTCTTCTTTGACATCGCTGTCGACAGCAAGCCCTTGGGCCACATCTCTTTCGAGCTGTTTGCAGATGAAGTTCCAAAGACAGAAGAAAACTTTCATGCTCAGAGCACTGGGGAGAAAGGATTTGGTTATAAAGGTTCCTGCTTTCACAGAATAATTCTGGGACTTATGTGCCAGGGTGGTGACTTCACATGCCATAATGGTACTGGTGGCAAGTCCATCTATGGCAAGAAATTTTATGATGAGAACTTCATCCTGAAGTATACAGGTCCTGGCACATTGTCCATGGTAAATGCTGGCCCCAACACAAACGGTTCCCAGTTTTTCATCTGCACTGCCAAGACTGAGTGGCTGGATGGCACGTATGTGGTCTTTGGCAAGGTGAAAGAGGGCATGGATATTGTAGAAGCCATGGAGTGCTTTGGATCCAGGAATGGCAAGAGCAGCAAGAGGATCACCATTTCTGACTGTGGAAAAATCTAA